acccagttacacatatacatgcattctttttctcacattaccctccatcatgttccatcacaagtgattggatatagttccctatgctatacagcaggatctcattgcttatccactccaaatggaatgtttgtatctaccaaccccaaactcccagtcctcccactccctcccccaccccctcccccttggcaaccacaagtcagttctccatgtccatgagtttgtttctttcctgtagataggttcatttgtgccatatattagatttcagatatatgCAATACcctatggtgtttgttttttctctttctaatttacttcacttagtatgagaatctctagttccatccatgttgctgcaaatggcattattttgttcttttttatggctaagtagtatttcattatgtatatgtactatatcttcctaatccattcatctgttgatggacatttaggttgtttccatgtcttggctattgtgaatagtgctgcattgaacattaggggtgcaagtatctttttgaatgaaagttttgttcatatatatacctaggagtgggattgcatttcaaaccatatgatctagcaatgaACATTCTTGTGAATTGTCATGTCCATagaaaatatcaggagttccctggcagcctggtggttaaggactcagcattgtcactgcagtggtataggtttgatccctggccttggaacctccacatgccataggtgcagccaaaaacaaaaacacaatgtaAAACTCATTTAAATCAAAATGACCGAAAAAAAGGCATTAACACCAACTCAACAAGATAACCTTAGCCTCTCCTAAGTGTTCCTGAGATCCTCTTCCATTCTCACCGCTGACTTCTTTCCTTGATATCTTCTTAGGCAGCAAAGGATAGCAATGAAAAACCAAACCTACATGACAGAATTTATTCTGCTGGGACTGACAGACATCCCAGAGATTCGACTCGTAATCTTTGGACTTCTCTTCCTCACCTACGTATTCAGCATCTCAGGGAACTTGACAATCATCGCCCTCACTCTCCTGGACTCCCACCTCCAgactcccatgtacttcttcctccgAAACTTCTCCTTCTTAGAAATTTCCTTTACAACCACTTTTACTCCGAGGCTGCTCTTCAGCATCTCCACTGGGAACAAGAGCATCAGCTTTGCGGGGTGCTTCACTCAGTATTTCTTTGCCATATTCCTCGGGGCCACAGAGTTTTACCTTCTGGctgccatgtcctatgaccgctatgtggccatctgcaaacccctgcattacaCAACCATCATGAGCAACAGAGTCTGCATCCAGCTGGTTCTCTGCTCCTGGCTAGGTGGACTCCTCATCATTCTCTCCCCAATCATCATGACCAGTCAGCTGGATTTCTGTGCCTCCAATGTCCTGAATCATTATTACTGTGACTATGGACCTCTCATAGAAATATCTTGCTCAGACACACAGCTCCTAGAGCTGATTGACTTTATCTTAGCAGTTGTGACCTTGGTGGTCACCTAGTGCTGGTGATTGTCTCCTACGCACGCATCATCCAGACCATTCTGAAGATCCCCTCTGCTCAGCAAAGGCAGAAGGCTCTTTCCATGTGTTCCTCCCACATGATCGTCATCTCCCTCTCttatggcagctgcatcttcatgtaCATAAAACCTTCGGCAAAAGAAGGAGTTGCCTTCAATAAGGGGGTAGCTGTACTCAATACCTCAATTGCCCCTTTATTAAACCCTTTCATTTACACTCTGAGgaataaacaagtaaaacaaGCCTTCAATAATGTGGCCAGAAAAATAGCgcatctttattcattttagtGGTATCAAAGTAATGGAAATTTTGAAAGCTTCATGAAGTTATGGTAACTGATCATTTAAGCTCCTGATAGTTCCTTTTGTTAAAAGTTATTGCTCAGATAAATCGACTTATAAGCATAGGTCAAAATTTTGCTTCAAATCTACCAGCAAGAAAAGGTATTCAAAGAAGGCcagttcagagattttttttttcctggtagatatattttattaaataaggaaaagtaggaaaataatATCTTGAGAGTCTGTCCAAAACagaacatttgatttaaaatgattttacgTATCATAAATCTGGTAGTCATGTGAATGATTAAACAACCTTCCTATAGACTTATCAATGACTATCAAAAAGTTGTAAACATTTTGGGggaggttttttgggggggcagttagccacacccgtggcatgtggatgtccctgagccttaacccactgagccaaaagagAACCCCCCAAAAATTGTAAACATATTTTATCAGAAATTCCTGGATACATCCAAGAAGAGATTCTTCATGAtgtcaccaaaaataaaattctactttaTATAAACTCTTAACTTTTAAACAATTGTCCTCTCCTTCTGACAATTCTTAAAGACTGCCTCTTTCTGGCATCTCCTATGGAAAAGATTTCATATTGTAAAGTACTGTATAGACTGTCTTGATTGCTCATAAGGACATTTTTGACGCCCATTTGAGCACTGAAGTCAGAATGAAAACCATTAGACTTCAAGGAGGAGTCTCCATCATGGCtttgcagaaacaaatttgactaggatccatgaggatgtaggttcgacccttggccttgctcagtgggttaaggatctagcattaccgtgagctgtggtgtaagccagcagatgtagctccaattggacccctagcctgggaacctccataagcgcgggtgcagccaaaaaaaaaaaaaaaaaaaagccactcaaCTATATCTGTCTTTTCGCTACATGAGataagttcctttttcttttgccgtgcccacagcatgaggaagttccctggctagggagagaacctgtgccagagcagagacccaagccactgcagcgaccaccccagatcctttaatctgCCATGAATTGGAATTCCAATTAGAGCCTCTTTCTAACCTACCACACTGGTAGGCCCTCTGGCTCTCACACTTAGCCACTAACTGCTTGTTAACAGCCCCTAGACTCACTATCCCTCTTCAGGGCATCAGTACAATTTAGCAGCAACCCATCAGCTCTCCTATctttgtatgcattttttttcctctgtatttttctAATCCCTGCAACATCACATCTGCCACTTCACTCCCTCCACTGGAACATTTTTCCATGTCAACCCCAGTGAAAATTTAGCCATTGAGCCACCCCACCAAACACAAGATAAAACCAGCCCACAATTGAAGGATTTTGAAGCCTGTAATACACTGAAATTACTGATAGCAACAACTAAAACTAAACTCAGCTCAATTCCTGACTTGGTAGACAAGCTATCAACTATCAGCCTTGCACAACAAAATACATGCCCATTTCTGTgtacaaatattatttatctcAGTCTCTGCTATTTGTCTACACATGCTATTAAACATGCATTCAGAAAgtacaagagggagttcccatcgtggcgcagtggttaacgaatccgactaggaaccatggggttgtgggttcagtccctgcccttgctcagtggggttaacaatccggcgttgctgtgagctgtggtgtaggttgcggacgcggctcggatcccgcgttgctgtggctctggcgtaggccggtggctacggctccgattagacccctagcctgggaatctccatatgccgcgggagtggccaagaaatagcaaaaaaaaaaaaaaaaaaaaaaaaaaaaaagtacagaggagttcctgttgtggttcagtggaaatgagtctgattagcatccatgaggacagttcaatccctggcctcacccaatgggttaaggatccagcgttgccttaagctgaggtgtagattgcagatatggcttggatccacagcgttgctgtggctgtagccagcagctgcagctctgattcaatcctctagcctgagaccttcccaatgcagagggtgcagccatgaaaataaaaaagaaacaaaaaggagttcccattgtggcacagcagaaacaaatcaaactagtatccatgaggatgctggttcgatccctggccccgctcggtgggttaaggatccagcattgctgtgagctgcagtgtaggacggcagctgtagctccaattccacacccagcctgtgaacttccatatgccatgggtgtggtcctaaaaacaaataaaaataaaaataaaaaagagaaaaaaattactaaaggaAACAAAGATGAGAATCTGAGCAGACTTCTCAAAAGAAATTATGCCAGCCAGGAACAATGGGCTAGTggctttaaaatatagaaaagagaaaCTGTTAACTCAGAATTTTAAACCTAGTAAAAACATCTTTTGAAAATAAGGGCCAAAAATTTCTTTCTCAGCACTGCCTACAGAGGTGGAAGCCATCTCCTACTCAGCATCGTGGCCACTCTCAGACCCCTGGGGAAGCCTGAGATCCTAAGAAAGAGGACCAAGGAGTTCATttggtaacattaaaaaaaaaaaaaaaaaaaatgtttgtacatgtataactgggtcacttttgctatacagcagaaattgacagaacattgtaaatcaactataataaaaaaatgttaaacaaataaacaaaggaaaagcaaaattcttaggaccatatattaaaaataaataaataaattgcaaaaaaaaagaaagaaagaaagaaagaagttcatCTGACGCCAGTTAGACGTGTCAAAACTAAGTAGAACTGATGAAAACCCAGAGGCATTGACAACAGCGTGCATAGAAAGCTTAAGCGCCAGATCTTGATGCCCAGCATCAGTTATGGGAGcaccaaaaaacaaagcacatgCTGCCCAGTAGCTTCCAGAAGTTTCTGGTCCACAAAGTCAAGGAGCTTGAAGTGCTCTGATATGCAAAACAATCTTACTGTGCTGAGATTGCTCAAAAAGTCTCCTCCAAGAACCACAAAGCCATGCGAAAAGAGCAGCCCAGCTGGCCATCGGAGTGATAAATCCCAATGCCAGCCTGCGcagggaagaaaatgaatagaTAGCTCATGTTCACATTGTATTTGTGTTAATAAAACcatgaaacttgaaaaaaataattaaaattaagcaaTAGGCAGGCATAAAATCCAGGATCCCAGGGTCctaaccccccccccgccccccagcagacTGACACACCAACTCCAGGACTTCCAGAACCAAGCTCTGCGTACCAGTGAGCCAGCACTAGCCCTGGGATTCCCTGGGCCTTGTCCCTACCCACTGGAGAACCAGTACCAGCCTTGGACCAGCCTTTATACTAAATGGACAGCACCAGCCCATGCCCCCTAGACTCTTGCCTTATCTACAGGGAATGGACACCAGCTCCAGGGCAACTGCAGCCCTGCAGCATGCTGTGGAGGACACAGCCCACCTTCTAGCATGCTGGCACCAGCCCTGGGACACAATGGTCCCTGGATAGATTTGGCATGGGTCActcctgcagctcagattcaatccctgcctgggaacttgcatatgccatgggtgccaaaaaaaaaatatcaaggagAGGGAATCAAATGTGTCAAATATCCATTGGACTTGGTAACCTAAGGGTTATTGGTGATCTTGATAAGAAGAATTATAGGAATtccgtcgtagctcagcagttaacgaacccaactagcatccatgaggacacaggttcaatccctggcctcactcagtggttaaggatccggcattgccatgagcctggtgtaggtcgcagacacagctcagatccgtgTTCCAGTGGTgggggtaggctggcaactacagtttctattggactcctagcctagaaacctccatatgctgcagatatggccctaaaaacaaaaaacaaaaacaaaaacaaaagaaaaaaaaaaaaaggaaagaaaatatttaaaagggaaCCAAGATTTCATGCAGAGGCCATAAGGGAGGGAGATGCTCAAATTCCATGTCATTTTTGACCAAGGAGACTCTGATGAGTGAGGAGACAAAAGTCAGCCAGAGAGGGAACAAGAggtgaggaaagggagaaggCAGTAGCTTGGCCAAACGAATGAGATAAGGAGTGGAGAAGTCATCAGGGACCCGGACAGAATCACCTGGCCCATGACACTACTTCATCTCAGAGTTACTCGAGAAACCCCAAGAGTCAGGGCCTCCCAGGTCCCCTGGGCATGGAGGTACAACAGCAGGTGGAGAATAACTGTGAGACCACAGAGACTGAGTCTtccagaggaggagggacagcAGAGGCCAAGCCTGTGCCTGTCCGCCCCTGCTCTTGCAGGGTggcccttcccacctcccccagggaAGAGCCCCACACAGTGCTGGGCAGCCTTGGGCCTTTCTTGACAAGGCTAGACCCTGCCAGGGATAGAAAGGTAAGAGGAAGAGGGTTGATCAGAGCCCAGTCAGAGCCTGACAATCTCTCTCTCTGGGCTGGAAGCCAATACCTGCACCTGGTCATGGGAGAAGGGAGTCCAGGGCTGGGTTCCCAAATATCTACTATGGCATTTGCAGAAATGTGACTCAGACACCACCAGTCTGGCAGGACAGGGAGAAGGGATGAGAAGGAGACAGGGAGCCCTAGACAATTTCTCCCAGAAAAAAACTGCACATAATTCAGCAGACAAGTGTGTTTCTATTCAGACCATGCAAACCTTTGAATGTGTGATGTGAGTGGCTGTGCTCTGGGATCAGCCATCGGTACCATGAGATAAGTGTGGTGATCATGTAATATGCATGTTTGTTGTGCGTCTAATGGGGGAGGTTGTCGTGACAGGGTGGGTTGGAGGCAGTGGGTAGTGAGTGCAGGTCTGTGGGATGACAGGTGGCAATCAGGTGGGCATTCATAGCCTCAAGCTGTCTCTGGTCATGTCTGATGAAAACTCGGAATATTCTCCTCAAGTTCCTGTTACTGGTCCTAATTTCAGAGCCCACAGGGGGAACTGGAagcatcctctctctctttttttgtctttctgtcttttaagcCACacaggaggcatatggaggttcccaggctagggtccaatcggaactgtagccactggcctacaccacagccacagcagggtgggatccgagccatgtctgggacctacaccacagctcacggtaacaccggatccttaacccactgagcaaggccagggatccatcccactccccctaccccttggcaaccacaagtctgttctccatgtccatgattttcttttctgtggacaggttcatttgtgccatatattagattccagatataagtgatatcatatggtatttgtctttctccttctttttttttattttttatttttgtctttctctttctgacttacttcacttagtatgagaatctctagttccatccatgttgctgcaaatggcattattttgttgttttttatgaagaccactcttttttaatgttatattagagtgtagttgatttacaatgttacattagtttcaagaatacagcaaagtgaatcagccatacctGTAAatatagctattctttttttattacaaactattgagcagATGTTTCTGTAGGTTCccgttaatcatctattttatactgtagcatgtgtatgttattcccaccctcccaattcttccctccggCGAACAGTTTCagctatggtaaccataagattggtttcaaagtctgtgagttggtttctgtttttttaaataagttcttttgtatcatttttattagattccatatatgtgatatcatatgatatttgtctttctctgtctcacttacttccctcaatatgataatctctaggtccatccttgttgcaaatggcattatttcatttcttatggctgaataatagtccattgtgtatatctatcacatcttttttcactttttattaattttatttataaaattatgatttaattttataaacacttttaagaatttcttttttattttttaatgatttttattttttccattataccacatcttctttatccattcttaaGGCCACTTTTAATCCCAAAATGCCATGGGTGTTTATTTCTGACCAGGAGGAGCAGAGAAGCTGCAGTAAGGGTGGTAGATAACTTGAGCTTGAAGGATGAGTGGGATTTTAATAGGATGCATAGAAACACTCCCTGCAGAGGGCACTCTATGGAAGTGCCTGGTGGCCTGGGAGAATGGAGTGTGGACAGCTGGTATCACTGATCACAGGGCCCAGATAAAAGGAGAGTGGAGTCCAACATGGGCAGTCCCTGCCCTACTCCCCTCACAGGGCAGGTGCCAGAACCTGATGAGCTATGAAAAAGGGCATAAAATCCTACCGCATGAGACAAGTGGGCAGTATTATCCCACATGCAGTTACATCACTGCATGACATTCTAAATTCATAGCCCATCATGGTTATCATTAGATATAGGGTTAGGACAGTCCCTAACTGAGTCCACTGTCAAGGGGTGGAGGGGTGTTGTATCATTTCTTTCAGGCTGGGGTTTCTGTCCAGGGCATACAGAGGCCTAGGACGGAgtagctgctccagccccactCTGGAAAAGAACCAAAGTACACGTGGGAGTCAGGCCTTGCACACTGGACCCAGAGCGCAAGGAACAGTGGGAAATTCATGGACTCTGGAGTCAAGAAGCCTAGATTCAAGTCCATGCCTGCCACTCCCTCCAAATGACCTCCAGCAAACCTTTTAACCCTTAACTATGTAACCCATGGCCTCATCCATAAAGATGAAGACCCTAACTCTCTCAGTTTATTCGAGAGGAACTTAGGAAAAGTGTTTTTTACTTACAGAAAAACTGATTGTTTCTACATAAATGTTATCTTTCTTGGGTGTGCCATAGGGTCCCGCCTGAAGGGATGGCTAGAGAAAATCAGACTCTGCCTGAATTCCTCCTGCTGGGATTTTCTGACCTCAGGGCTCTGCAGGGCCCCCTGTTCTGGGTGGTGCTTCTGGTTTACCTGGTCACCTTGCTGGGGAACTCTCTGATCATCCTCCTCACACGGGCCAGCCCCGCCCTGCactcccccatgtacttcttcctgcgCCACCTCTCCGTGGTGGAGATCCTCTACACCACCACCATCGTGCCCAGGACCCTGGCTGACCTGGCCTCCCCGCACCCCCGCGCCATCTCCTTCCAGGGCTGTGCAGCCCAGATGTATGTTTTTATCGTGCTGGGCATCTCAGAGTGCTGCCTGCTCAcagccatggcctatgaccgccaTGCCGCCATCTGCCGGCCGCTGCATTACTCCACCCTCATGCGCGGGCAGGCCTGCATGGTTATGGTGGCTGTCTCCTGGCTCATGGGCATCGTCACAGCCACCACCCATTCCTCCCTCATCTTCACCCTGTCTTTCCCCAGCCACCCAATCATCCCTCACTTCTTCTGCGACATCCTGCCGGTACTGAGACGGGCCAGTGCGGGGAAGCACGGGAGCGAGATCTCGGTGATGACAGCCACCGTGGCCTTCATCATGGTCCCCTTCTCTCTGATTGTCACCTCTTACACCCGCATCCTAGGTGCCATCCTGGCCATGACCTCCACCCGGAGCCGCCACAAGGTCTTTTCCACCTGCAGTTCCCACCTGCTCGCGGTCCTCCTCTTCTTCGGAACGGCCAGCGTCACCTACATCCGGCCGCAGGCAGGTTCCTCTGTCACCACGGATCGCATCCTCAGCCTCTTCTACACAGTCATCACGCCCATgctcaaccccatcatctacaCCCTTCGGAACAAGGAGGTGACAACGGCCCTGAGGCTCATGGTGAAGAGGCAGGTCCCCTCACCCTGAAGGGACTCAGGGGTTGTCTGCTCCCTCACCGATTGCTCCCCTTCCCAGCCTCACAGAAGCCATGCAGCTCCTCAAAGAGaccaggcttcctggaagaaaggGTTGGCTATAAAAGAGGTAAATCTATATCTTACggcctcccccacaccccagacTCATTATCGGAGCACAAGTTATTAGGACAGGGTAGAATGGAAGGGAATGCTGCCTATGGGGAAGAGCATTTAACAGCTTCTAGATTGTTCTGGATCCCTGAGCAGGGTcattgccatggcaacaccagtagTCAGAGGTCCATGTCAGTCATGAAGGCAGATGTCTATGAACTTGAAATCCAACTAAATGATCTACCCAGAGCCCAGGACAGGGTTTAGCTGGCCTTTGGATTTCGTTTTCTCCCAGAAACACAGTGTAGTCTTACACCCTGGATGccttatagaagagaaaaaactaaTACCTCCTTGAACTAGTCCACATGAATattccctgcctctccccatccTTGACTTCTGACATCATCCTTAAGTAGTGATAAGACATCCAACTGAACAAGAGCATCTTTCTGGCTTCCCTGTTCTTCTCCCAGCAAGTGCCATCCACTTGATCCCATACCTCCTTCTCCAGCACCTCAGACTGGGTGAAACCCTGAGGCCATCCTGGATGAGAATTAGACAGTGGACACTGGACAGtcattgtggggagttcccactgtggtgcaatgggattggccaGAACGCAGTTTCCATCcacggcccagcacagtggggcattgtgggttaaaggatccagcattgccgcagctgagCCCTCGGTTGCAACTGCGGCAGCTCGGATCAGCATATGGCCCTGGGGagtccatatgctatggggtggccaaagaaagaaaaagaaaagtgtagccctaaaaattcacagttcccattgtggcacagtgggttaagaaccctgctagtatccatgaggatgtgagttcgatacctggcctcactcagtggcttaaggctctcgcattgctctggttgtggtgtagacctgcagctgcagctcccacccaacccctagcccaggaacttccatgtgcagcaagtggggccctaaaagtcATTGTGGCCACCAAGCATTTGACTTTCCTTCAATGTCTGGAAGATTCACCACTTTAGACGTCTCACTGGGGGGAAAAACCACTTCCCTCTGCAAGCTGAGAACGTTTCCCAGCCCTCTTAGCATGTCACCCATTTCCACCAGTGGGATGGACCCACACCTGCCTGCCTGAGAACCAGGTGCCcaaaagagacagagagcagCACTCACTCTCAGGCAACGGCAAAGAAGCTGCAGCAGAAAGGTTCTGGCATAGAAGTGGCAGCTGGTCCCTGGCGGCAGCACCATGGTTTTCTTCAACTGGCCAGCTCCTTTTTGGGAGTTACCTCTGGAAGCTTCGCCTCTGACGTGGTCCCCTACCCTGCCAACAACACTATATTTTtgctaatacattatttttccatttcatcatcCAGGCAGCTTCTGTTGCTGTCAAGAATTTTGACTGATACAATCGATTTGGAAGCCAGAGGCAGCAGAGGGAAAATCTTAACCCTGGTGTCCTAGGAATGAAATGGTCTAGAGTCTGTTTAGAGAAGACAGCTAAAGGGAACTTCAGGGTCAGAGAATATCCTCAGACAGAAGATACAGAATCAAGAAACCaagaaccggagttcccgtcgtggcgcagtggttaacgaatccaactaggaaccatgaggttgtgggttcgatccctggcattgctcagtgggttaaggatctggcattgctgtgagctgtggtgtaggttacagacgcggctcggatcccgcgctgctatggctctggcgtaggccagtggctacaggtccggttagacccctagcctgggaacctccatacgccacaagtgtggccctaaaaagaccaaaaaaaaagaagaaggttaATGATTGCAATCTGGAGGGGTTtctggaagacttcctggaggaagtgactcAATGCAGTCAAACCTTCTCACGTCATGGTGCACATAGAAAGTGCTAACATTTGAGTGGCACACCGGAGTAAACTGAAGGGGGGTTGGAGGCATCTAGTTAGAATTTGATGGGAAAAAATTTGATGCACTCTCTTTTTACTATATATGGAATTTTTTAATACTGGTTTTACATAAaacttccaaataaaatatttaaatttttataagaaacttGGCTTGCCTCTgtgaacataatttttatattggtttTTGTGCTTGAAAAATGACTCAATACCTCttgatcaaaataaattttttttcagccgtacccacagcatatatataagtttccagagccagggatccaCGGCAGCAACCCAGACTaactccgaatccttaaccccttgtgccataagggaactcctttgtttatttttttaattgaactatagttgatttcatgaccacaattttctttttcattctttttttgctttatagggctgcactcacggcatacagacgtttccaggctagggggtctaattggtcggagctacagctgctggtctacaccagagcctcagcaatgcgagacagagctgcg
Above is a window of Sus scrofa isolate TJ Tabasco breed Duroc chromosome 5, Sscrofa11.1, whole genome shotgun sequence DNA encoding:
- the LOC110260681 gene encoding olfactory receptor 10P1 gives rise to the protein MARENQTLPEFLLLGFSDLRALQGPLFWVVLLVYLVTLLGNSLIILLTRASPALHSPMYFFLRHLSVVEILYTTTIVPRTLADLASPHPRAISFQGCAAQMYVFIVLGISECCLLTAMAYDRHAAICRPLHYSTLMRGQACMVMVAVSWLMGIVTATTHSSLIFTLSFPSHPIIPHFFCDILPVLRRASAGKHGSEISVMTATVAFIMVPFSLIVTSYTRILGAILAMTSTRSRHKVFSTCSSHLLAVLLFFGTASVTYIRPQAGSSVTTDRILSLFYTVITPMLNPIIYTLRNKEVTTALRLMVKRQVPSP
- the LOC110260576 gene encoding LOW QUALITY PROTEIN: olfactory receptor 2AP1-like (The sequence of the model RefSeq protein was modified relative to this genomic sequence to represent the inferred CDS: inserted 1 base in 1 codon), which encodes MKNQTYMTEFILLGLTDIPEIRLVIFGLLFLTYVFSISGNLTIIALTLLDSHLQTPMYFFLRNFSFLEISFTTTFTPRLLFSISTGNKSISFAGCFTQYFFAIFLGATEFYLLAAMSYDRYVAICKPLHYTTIMSNRVCIQLVLCSWLGGLLIILSPIIMTSQLDFCASNVLNHYYCDYGPLIEISCSDTQLLELIDFILAVVTLVVTXVLVIVSYARIIQTILKIPSAQQRQKALSMCSSHMIVISLSYGSCIFMYIKPSAKEGVAFNKGVAVLNTSIAPLLNPFIYTLRNKQVKQAFNNVARKIAHLYSF